In a single window of the Candidatus Hydrothermales bacterium genome:
- a CDS encoding DNA polymerase, with protein MPLFLIVDATSLAYRAFFAFEKNPLRNSKGQNTSAIFAFTNSILKLIDEYKPTYAALVFDAKGKTKRHEIYSAYKATRPKMPDELTFSLIWIKELGKVLGIKILEIEGYEADDVIATIAKKAEKEGLKILIQSSDKDILQIVNENIYVLDTRPIEEVLYTPKKIEEKYGLPADKIADYFALIGDSIDNIPGIKGIGERKAKEILKNFNLSEILENPSLLNDKSLADVFKSQRDAIFLNRLLVQLDTNVPVDFNKEEFLLHEPDINKLFEIFRTFEFYSLMKKFSTYFPDIKFKDEFLKIDKFKIAVHLRDGDAIGFYDEAFKIKEEDFKNLLSREDSEIFVPDAKKFYKRLLKRGLECKGKIYDPIIPYELLFPEKPDPDEERLSLEFLGKKFSDLPFKREVEILYMVNKITPILLDEIYKEELDQVYFKIENPLTRVIAEMELNGVLIDKKLLTDLEFDIEKKIRLIQEEIYNLCGTRFNLNSPMQLRKVLFEKLKLKPKKKTKTGYSTDQTVLQELAKEHIVPKKILEYRELYKLLSTYILPYKSLIVSDTGRIYATFKQIGTQTGRITCVNPNLQTIPIRSEFGRNLRKIFIASEGFKIVVADYSQIELRILAHLSQDENMINSFIRGKDIHSETAKIITGKSSITEEDRRKAKTINFGIFYGLSPYGLSKELSISLQEAEELIKEYFRMYPGVKAWIESTVKKAYEKGEVRTIFGRKRKVFELFHPKREIREQGERIAVNTPVQGSAADLIKLAMLNLNKEILKEKRETRLILQIHDELVFEVKEDKVEEFVRILKKVMENVYELRVPLVVNVGVGQNWFEAKRE; from the coding sequence TTGCCCCTTTTTCTAATCGTTGATGCTACTTCCCTTGCCTATAGAGCTTTCTTTGCCTTCGAAAAAAATCCCTTAAGAAACTCTAAGGGACAAAATACCTCCGCAATTTTTGCCTTTACAAACTCAATACTGAAACTTATCGATGAATATAAGCCAACTTACGCTGCGCTAGTCTTTGACGCAAAGGGTAAAACAAAAAGACACGAAATTTATTCTGCCTATAAAGCAACAAGACCCAAAATGCCTGATGAACTTACCTTTAGTTTAATCTGGATAAAAGAGCTAGGTAAAGTCTTAGGCATAAAAATTTTAGAAATAGAAGGCTACGAAGCCGATGATGTCATCGCCACTATTGCTAAAAAAGCCGAAAAAGAAGGACTAAAGATCTTAATCCAATCATCTGATAAAGATATTTTACAAATTGTTAACGAAAATATTTACGTTTTAGATACAAGACCTATAGAAGAGGTTCTCTACACTCCTAAAAAAATAGAAGAAAAATACGGCTTACCTGCTGACAAAATCGCAGATTACTTCGCCTTAATAGGTGATTCAATAGATAATATCCCAGGAATAAAAGGAATAGGCGAAAGAAAAGCTAAAGAAATACTTAAAAATTTTAATCTCTCAGAAATTTTAGAAAACCCCTCTTTGCTTAACGATAAGTCTCTTGCTGATGTTTTTAAAAGTCAAAGGGATGCCATTTTTCTAAATAGGCTTCTTGTTCAACTTGATACGAATGTCCCTGTAGATTTTAATAAAGAAGAGTTTCTATTACATGAACCTGATATAAATAAGCTATTCGAGATCTTCAGAACCTTTGAATTTTACTCACTAATGAAAAAGTTTTCTACTTATTTTCCCGATATAAAATTTAAAGATGAATTTTTAAAAATTGATAAATTTAAAATCGCAGTTCATCTAAGGGACGGTGATGCAATCGGTTTTTATGATGAGGCCTTCAAAATAAAAGAAGAAGATTTTAAAAACCTTCTATCAAGGGAAGACTCAGAAATTTTTGTACCTGATGCAAAAAAATTCTATAAAAGACTTTTAAAAAGAGGATTGGAGTGTAAAGGAAAAATATACGATCCCATTATACCCTATGAACTTCTCTTCCCTGAAAAACCTGATCCTGACGAAGAAAGACTATCTCTTGAATTTCTCGGAAAAAAATTCTCTGATCTACCTTTCAAGAGAGAAGTTGAAATTCTTTATATGGTCAATAAGATCACCCCGATACTTTTGGATGAAATATATAAAGAAGAGCTAGATCAAGTTTACTTTAAAATAGAAAACCCCCTAACAAGAGTAATAGCCGAGATGGAGCTAAACGGTGTTCTGATAGATAAAAAATTGCTTACAGATCTTGAATTTGATATTGAGAAGAAAATTAGGCTTATTCAAGAAGAGATTTATAATCTCTGTGGTACAAGGTTTAACCTAAATTCTCCGATGCAGTTAAGAAAAGTTCTCTTTGAAAAACTTAAATTAAAACCTAAAAAGAAAACGAAAACCGGTTATTCCACTGATCAGACTGTTTTACAAGAGTTAGCTAAAGAGCATATTGTTCCAAAAAAAATACTTGAGTATCGAGAACTATATAAACTTTTATCTACCTACATATTGCCCTATAAATCCTTGATCGTAAGTGATACTGGAAGGATTTATGCTACCTTTAAGCAGATAGGGACTCAAACTGGAAGGATTACCTGTGTAAATCCAAATTTACAAACTATACCTATAAGATCAGAATTTGGACGGAATTTAAGAAAAATCTTTATTGCCTCAGAAGGTTTTAAAATTGTAGTGGCTGATTATTCACAGATTGAGCTTAGAATTTTAGCTCATTTATCTCAAGATGAAAACATGATAAATTCCTTTATAAGGGGAAAAGATATACACTCAGAGACTGCAAAAATTATTACAGGAAAAAGTTCTATAACTGAAGAAGATAGGAGAAAGGCTAAAACTATTAATTTTGGTATTTTTTACGGTTTAAGTCCCTATGGATTATCAAAGGAACTTTCAATATCTCTACAGGAGGCAGAGGAGTTAATAAAAGAGTATTTTAGAATGTATCCAGGAGTAAAAGCTTGGATTGAAAGTACTGTAAAAAAGGCTTATGAAAAGGGGGAGGTAAGGACGATTTTTGGGAGAAAAAGGAAAGTTTTTGAACTTTTTCATCCTAAAAGGGAAATAAGGGAGCAAGGGGAAAGAATTGCGGTAAATACACCTGTTCAGGGTTCAGCGGCAGATTTGATAAAGCTTGCGATGTTAAACTTAAATAAAGAGATTTTGAAAGAGAAAAGGGAAACAAGGCTTATTTTGCAAATTCATGATGAGTTAGTTTTTGAGGTAAAAGAAGATAAGGTAGAGGAATTTGTAAGGATTTTGAAAAAAGTGATGGAAAATGTCTATGAGTTAAGAGTTCCTCTTGTGGTGAATGTAGGGGTTGGGCAAAATTGGTTTGAGGCAAAGAGAGAGTAG
- a CDS encoding radical SAM protein yields the protein MNYKDLEKSEKFKDGFLIKEFISSFCEKNCFYCALRKDRDFKREIVPPEKLAEKFHKMYKCGYASGLFLSSAILKDPEETQYLINKCAAILRKKYLYKGYIHLKIMPGADYEAIKEAVLYADRVSLNFEAPKEIHLKNISKDKNFKILFDTLIKIKRAYYELKEKYRKILPFGICTQFVYSPLKESDREYLEFTEFLYRKFRLSMVYFSRFIPVKGTPFENLSEVSPLREKRIYQANFLIRDYGFRLKDLVFDENGNLPLDKDPKVIYAEKNKHLFPIEIKKADYWLLLKVPGIGKKTAKNIITFRKMINLNNIAHFVKNLEKVSDYILIDGKRVKA from the coding sequence ATGAATTATAAAGATCTGGAAAAAAGTGAAAAGTTTAAAGACGGGTTTCTTATAAAAGAGTTTATAAGTTCTTTTTGTGAAAAAAATTGCTTTTATTGCGCTTTAAGAAAAGATAGGGATTTTAAAAGAGAAATTGTACCACCTGAAAAATTAGCGGAAAAGTTTCATAAAATGTACAAGTGTGGTTATGCAAGTGGCTTATTTTTATCTTCGGCAATATTAAAAGATCCAGAGGAGACTCAGTACTTGATAAATAAATGTGCAGCAATCTTAAGAAAAAAGTATCTCTATAAGGGTTATATCCATCTAAAGATAATGCCTGGAGCAGATTATGAAGCAATTAAAGAAGCGGTACTTTATGCTGATAGGGTATCTTTAAATTTTGAGGCACCAAAAGAAATTCACCTTAAAAACATCTCGAAGGATAAGAATTTTAAAATTCTCTTTGATACCCTAATAAAAATTAAAAGGGCATACTATGAATTGAAAGAAAAATATAGAAAAATCTTGCCCTTTGGAATATGCACCCAATTTGTCTATTCTCCTTTAAAAGAAAGTGATAGAGAATACCTTGAGTTTACAGAGTTTCTATATAGAAAGTTCAGACTTTCTATGGTTTACTTTTCAAGATTTATTCCTGTTAAAGGTACACCCTTTGAAAATCTGAGTGAGGTATCTCCCTTGAGAGAAAAAAGAATTTATCAGGCAAATTTCTTAATAAGAGATTATGGTTTTAGGCTAAAAGATTTAGTTTTTGATGAAAATGGTAATTTACCTCTTGATAAGGATCCTAAAGTTATATATGCTGAAAAGAATAAACATCTTTTTCCTATCGAAATAAAAAAAGCAGATTATTGGCTTTTATTGAAGGTGCCGGGAATAGGAAAAAAAACTGCAAAAAACATAATCACCTTTAGAAAGATGATAAATTTAAATAATATCGCTCACTTTGTAAAAAATTTAGAAAAAGTTTCAGACTATATTTTAATTGATGGAAAAAGGGTAAAAGCTTAG
- the sufC gene encoding Fe-S cluster assembly ATPase SufC, whose translation MNGLLVKDLYVSVEGKEILSGLNIYFEMGKIHAIMGPNGSGKTTLGFVIMGHPKYEVKKGEIIFKNKNLIELKPDERAALGIFLGFQYPYEIRGISFQHFVWRSILSLKTKRENSDIYPRNFVEFKRELRKKIEILGLEEKFSERDLNVGFSGGEKKRAEVLQMLLLKPEFAILDEVDSGLDIDSVKLVAKAIESMRSPNFGAIIITHYQRILNYIRPDKVYVMVKGKIVKEGGPELVEEVERKGYKIFENSS comes from the coding sequence ATGAACGGTCTTTTGGTAAAAGATCTTTATGTAAGCGTCGAGGGTAAGGAAATACTAAGTGGTCTTAATATTTACTTCGAAATGGGAAAAATCCATGCCATTATGGGTCCAAATGGGTCAGGTAAGACAACCTTAGGGTTTGTAATTATGGGGCATCCTAAATATGAAGTAAAAAAGGGTGAGATAATTTTTAAAAATAAAAATCTAATTGAACTTAAACCTGACGAAAGGGCAGCCCTTGGTATATTCCTGGGTTTCCAGTACCCCTATGAAATAAGGGGTATAAGTTTTCAACATTTTGTCTGGAGAAGCATTCTTTCTCTAAAGACAAAAAGAGAAAATAGCGATATATATCCAAGAAATTTTGTTGAATTTAAGAGGGAGTTAAGAAAGAAAATAGAAATTTTAGGTCTAGAGGAAAAATTCTCTGAGAGAGATTTAAATGTAGGTTTTTCAGGGGGTGAAAAAAAGAGGGCAGAGGTTCTCCAGATGCTTCTTTTAAAACCTGAATTTGCAATTCTTGATGAAGTAGATTCAGGTCTTGATATAGACTCAGTTAAACTTGTGGCAAAAGCTATAGAGAGTATGAGATCTCCAAATTTTGGGGCAATAATAATTACCCACTATCAAAGGATTTTAAATTATATAAGACCAGATAAAGTTTATGTTATGGTTAAAGGTAAAATTGTAAAGGAGGGTGGACCAGAACTTGTAGAGGAAGTTGAAAGAAAAGGTTATAAAATCTTTGAAAATTCTTCTTAA
- a CDS encoding SufD family Fe-S cluster assembly protein has product MLPDLKIKNKNFLRKREEIFNNLSKLDLPNERYTDLRNLPFEKYLKIRDNTFIKDNLSDEEGVIFFPDFFDNETACEILLKTFNSNKNRILAANLLFPTGGFFLEIKNREKVLDLNLLSPSDFTYSLQTYIFKLSNSFLELNINQENEGDFFSHSLFIFIVEDGSKLKLYNFNAPNVSFLFSSFYIYLSKDTESEIYSAYFKNPYSKIDKRVFIEGTGARALIRDIFVADKNLFLSLRNDLIFKESYTSGEEYTRGVLFDESTVCFYGLARVEEKLKKINAFVEGEALLLSERGSFLPVPSLEILSNDLRCTHSVNSGPLSEEKLFYMISRGLERKEAIRMYIESYLLSNLDGSKEEFKNRIRKYLDSYEL; this is encoded by the coding sequence ATGCTTCCTGATTTAAAAATAAAAAATAAAAACTTCCTAAGAAAAAGAGAAGAGATTTTTAATAATTTAAGTAAACTTGATTTACCTAATGAAAGATATACAGATCTAAGAAACTTACCCTTTGAAAAATATTTAAAGATAAGGGATAACACTTTTATAAAAGATAACCTATCTGACGAAGAGGGTGTAATTTTTTTTCCAGATTTTTTTGATAATGAAACTGCCTGTGAAATCTTATTAAAAACCTTTAATTCTAATAAAAACCGAATACTTGCAGCTAACCTCCTTTTTCCTACCGGTGGTTTTTTTCTTGAAATAAAAAATAGAGAAAAAGTTTTAGATCTCAATTTACTTTCTCCCTCTGATTTTACCTATAGTTTACAAACATACATTTTTAAGCTCTCTAATTCTTTTTTGGAATTAAATATCAATCAAGAAAATGAAGGTGATTTTTTTTCACATAGTTTATTTATCTTTATCGTAGAGGATGGTTCAAAACTAAAACTGTATAATTTTAATGCTCCAAATGTTTCTTTTCTTTTCAGTAGTTTTTATATATATTTGAGTAAAGATACAGAGTCAGAGATATACTCTGCTTATTTTAAAAATCCCTATTCAAAAATTGACAAGCGTGTTTTTATAGAGGGCACTGGTGCAAGGGCACTTATAAGAGATATCTTCGTTGCCGATAAAAACTTATTTTTAAGTTTAAGAAATGATCTAATTTTTAAAGAGAGCTATACAAGTGGAGAGGAGTATACAAGGGGAGTGCTCTTTGATGAGTCAACGGTTTGTTTTTATGGTCTTGCAAGAGTAGAGGAAAAGCTTAAAAAGATAAACGCCTTTGTAGAAGGTGAAGCTCTCTTGCTTTCTGAAAGGGGAAGCTTTCTCCCAGTCCCGTCTCTTGAAATCTTATCAAACGATTTAAGATGCACTCACTCTGTAAACTCTGGCCCTCTCTCTGAAGAAAAACTATTTTATATGATTTCAAGGGGATTAGAAAGAAAAGAGGCTATAAGGATGTACATTGAGTCTTACCTTCTTTCTAATCTTGATGGTTCTAAAGAAGAATTTAAAAATAGAATAAGAAAATACCTTGATAGCTATGAATTATAA
- the sufB gene encoding Fe-S cluster assembly protein SufB produces the protein MENIKDTLIIDLKKYDFKDEVDYLYRAPKGLTKKLIEEISYIKNEPEWMRKFRLNSFEIFLKKPMPQWGPDLSEINFDEISYYVRPTDRRGTSWDEVPEYIKKTFEKLGIPEAERKFLAGLGAQYDSEVVYHNIRRDLEKKGVIFLDTDTALKEYPEFFKEYFGKVVPPSDNKFAALNSAVWSGGSFIYVPKNVHVEFPLQAYFRINAANIGQFERTLIIADEGSFVHYIEGCTAPTYSTFSLHAAVVEIIAKRGSRVRYTTIQNWATNIYNLVTKRAVAYQDAVVEWIDGNIGSKVTMKYPCVIMKEKGARADIISVAYAGRGQHQDTGAKAIHLAPYTSSKIISKSISKDGGRATYRGLLKIIKGAKGVKSNVNCDALLLDEFSRTDTYPYMEINEEEVDIGHEASVGRISEEEIFYVTSRGIRESEALALIVLGFIEPLTKELPMEYAVELNRLIQLEMEGSVG, from the coding sequence ATGGAAAATATCAAAGATACTTTAATTATAGATTTGAAAAAATATGATTTTAAAGATGAGGTCGATTATCTTTATAGGGCGCCTAAGGGTTTAACAAAGAAATTGATTGAGGAGATAAGTTATATAAAAAATGAACCTGAGTGGATGAGGAAATTTAGATTAAACTCCTTTGAAATTTTCTTAAAAAAACCTATGCCTCAGTGGGGGCCAGATCTTTCTGAAATTAATTTCGACGAAATATCCTATTATGTTAGACCAACAGATAGAAGAGGAACTTCATGGGATGAGGTGCCAGAATACATCAAAAAAACCTTTGAAAAGTTAGGAATCCCAGAAGCTGAAAGAAAATTTCTCGCAGGTCTTGGAGCTCAGTATGACTCTGAAGTTGTCTACCATAACATAAGAAGAGACCTTGAAAAAAAGGGTGTTATTTTCCTTGACACAGATACAGCTTTAAAAGAATATCCTGAATTTTTTAAAGAATACTTTGGAAAAGTTGTTCCCCCAAGTGATAACAAATTTGCAGCCCTAAATTCAGCAGTTTGGAGTGGCGGCAGTTTTATTTACGTACCTAAAAATGTGCATGTTGAATTTCCGCTTCAAGCATATTTTAGGATAAACGCCGCTAATATAGGCCAATTTGAAAGAACACTCATAATTGCAGATGAAGGCTCTTTCGTGCACTATATTGAAGGTTGCACTGCCCCTACCTACTCAACTTTTTCTCTTCACGCAGCAGTTGTTGAAATAATTGCTAAAAGAGGTTCAAGAGTAAGGTATACTACAATTCAAAATTGGGCAACTAACATATATAACTTAGTCACAAAAAGAGCTGTAGCCTATCAAGATGCTGTTGTTGAGTGGATTGATGGAAACATAGGATCAAAGGTAACAATGAAGTACCCCTGCGTTATAATGAAAGAAAAGGGGGCAAGGGCAGATATAATTTCTGTAGCCTATGCCGGTAGGGGTCAACATCAGGACACAGGTGCTAAGGCAATTCATCTTGCCCCTTATACCTCAAGTAAGATTATATCAAAAAGTATAAGCAAAGACGGAGGTAGAGCCACCTACAGGGGACTTTTAAAGATCATAAAGGGAGCAAAGGGTGTAAAATCAAACGTCAACTGCGATGCTCTTTTACTTGATGAATTTTCAAGAACAGATACTTATCCCTATATGGAAATTAATGAGGAGGAGGTTGATATAGGTCATGAAGCCTCTGTCGGAAGGATTTCAGAAGAGGAAATTTTCTATGTTACATCAAGAGGTATAAGAGAATCAGAAGCCCTGGCTCTTATTGTCCTTGGATTTATTGAACCCTTAACAAAAGAATTGCCTATGGAGTACGCAGTTGAGCTAAATAGATTAATACAACTTGAAATGGAGGGTTCAGTAGGTTAA